One window of Cervus canadensis isolate Bull #8, Minnesota chromosome 19, ASM1932006v1, whole genome shotgun sequence genomic DNA carries:
- the LOC122422249 gene encoding tubulin alpha-1B chain-like, producing the protein MRECISIHVGQTGVQIGSACWELYCLEHGIQPDGQMPSDKTIEGGDDSFNTFFSETDASKHVPRAVFVDLEPTVIYEVRTGTYHQLFHPEQLITGKEDAANNYARGHYTIGKEIMDLVLDRIQKLADQCTGLQGFLVFLCFGGGTGSGLTSLLMERLSVDYGKKSKLEFSIYPAPQVSTAVVEPYNSILTTHTTPEHSDCAFMVDNEAVYDISRRNHEIERPTYTNLNCLISQIVSYITASLRFDGALNVDLTEFQTNLMPYPHIYFPLVTYAPVISAEKAYHQQLSVAEITTACSEPANQMVKCDPRHGKYMACCLLFRGDVVPKDVNAAIATIKTKHSIQFVDWCPTSFKVCINPQPPTVVPGGDLAKVQRAVCKLSNTTAITEAWARLDHKFDLMYAERAFVHWYAGEGMEKEACEDMAALEKDYEELGVDSVEGEGEEY; encoded by the coding sequence ATGCGTGAGTGCATCTCCATCCATGTTGGCCAGACTGGTGTCCAGATCGGCAGTGCCTGCTGGGAGCTCTACTGCCTGGAACATGGCATCCAGCCCGATGGCCAGATGCCAAGTGACAAGACTATTGAGGGAGGAGACGACTCCTTCAACACCTTCTTCAGTGAGACGGATGCTAGCAAGCATGTGCCCAGGGCAGTGTTTGTAGACCTGGAACCCACAGTCATTTATGAGGTTCGCACTGGCACCTACCACCAGCTCTTCCACCCTGAGCAGCTCATCACAGGCAAAGAAGATGCTGCCAATAACTATGCCCGAGGTCACTACACCATTGGCAAGGAGATCATGGACCTCGTCTTGGACCGAATTCAGAAGCTGGCTGACCAGTGCACCGGTCTTCAGGGCTTCTTGGTTTTCCTCTGCTTTGGTGGGGGAACCGGTTCTGGGCTCACCTCCCTGCTGATGGAACGTCTGTCTGTCGATTATGGCAAGAAGTCCAAGCTGGAGTTCTCCATTTACCCAGCCCCCCAGGTCTCCACAGCTGTCGTGGAACCCTACAACTCCATCCTCACCACCCACACCACCCCGGAGCACTCTGATTGTGCCTTCATGGTAGACAATGAGGCCGTCTATGACATCTCTCGTAGAAACCACGAAATTGAGCGCCCAACCTACACAAATCTTAACTGCCTTATTAGCCAGATAGTGTCCTACATCACTGCTTCTCTGAGGTTTGATGGAGCCCTGAATGTGGATCTGACAGAGTTCCAGACCAACCTGATGCCCTATCCCCACATCTACTTCCCTCTGGTCACATATGCCCCTGTCATCTCTGCTGAGAAAGCCTACCATCAACAGCTTTCTGTAGCAGAGATCACCACTGCTTGCTCTGAGCCAGCCAACCAGATGGTGAAATGTGACCCTCGCCATGGTAAATACATGGCCTGCTGCCTGTTGTTCCGTGGTGACGTGGTTCCCAAAGATGTCAATGCTGCCATCGCCACCATCAAGACCAAGCACAGCATCCAGTTTGTGGACTGGTGCCCCACTAGCTTCAAGGTTTGCATTAATCCCCAGCCTCCCACTGTGGTACCTGGTGGGGACCTGGCCAAAGTCCAGCGAGCTGTGTGCAAGCTGAGCAACACCACAGCCATCACTGAGGCCTGGGCTCGCCTGGACCACAAGTTTGACCTGATGTATGCCGAGCGTGCCTTTGTTCACTGGTACGCAGGTGAGGGCATGGAGAAGGAGGCCTGCGAGGACATGGCTGCCCTTGAGAAGGATTATGAGGAGCTTGGTGTGGATTCTgttgagggagaaggagaggaataCTAA